The DNA segment ACTTTGCTTTAATGTTGCATAGTCACTACCGCCATTAAGTAAGTTCCAAGTGCCAGTAGCAGTTAAGCTTGCTGTATTGGTTACTTCATCTGGATTTTGTTGATAGCTGTCAGAACGGCTAGCAGTAGCAGTACCAGTGACAGATGGTAAGAAATTGCCCCAAGCAATATCAATACCTTCTTTTGAAACTTCAGTTAGAAATTGATTTGAGACGATGTTTAGATTTTTTTTCATCGCCGTATCAACCCATTTTTGCATATTAGTAGGTTCTGGCTTAGCAAATGGGAAATTATTCTTTAATGGCATAACATCGATAATCATAGTACCAGTAATTTGTGCTAATGCTTCATAAGAATTTTCTAAGTTATTTTTAGCTTGCACGGTATCAGCAACAGATTGTTCATAGTTTGCTTTTGTAGATTGAACATCAGTAATTGCAGCTAATCCAACATCGTATTTTTGTTGTGTTTGTTTTAATAGTTCAGCATTCCATTGTTGGCTTGCCTGGTTATAGGCAAGATTATCTTCAGCCTGTAAAATATTAAAATAAGCACTGGCAACATCAATAATTAAAGTCTGTCTAGCTGTATCATAAGTAATGGCATCAGCTTTAGCCTGATATTGGGCTTGTGAATAGGTAGACCATAAGCCAAAATCAAATAATACTTGAGATAAAGTAGCCGTATTTACATTACTAAAATACCATTCTTTTTGACCAGCGGTAGCTTGGTTTGTATAGTTATAATTGAACTGACTAGTAACGCCAACATTAGGTAATAATGCACCTCGAGCAATACCAACACCTTCTATATTGGCTTTAAATGTTTCAAAAGCTGCTTGATACGTTGCATTATGTTCACTGGCAATATTATAAACTTGTTTTAAGTTATAATAGTTTTGATCATTACTGTCAGCATAACAAAGTCCAAATGACAGTATCAGTGAACTAGTAACCGTTAATAATCGATATCGCATCATCGAATGCTCCTTAAAATTTAAAAAGTAAAACGCTCAGGTTGTTTAATTGAATGTAATGGTGGTACAACCGTTTCAAACATTTTTTTGGTTTCTAACTCTGTATCACTAGTACGAGTAATCAAGGTTGCTTCCATAACATGAGCATCTGCTTGGCCAACAATTACAAATAAGCGTCCACCTATATTAAGTTTATCACAAAATATTTTTGGCACTTCTGGTGTTGAGCCTGTAATAACGATGACATCATATGTCATTTCATCTTTAAACTCATTGATGACATCGGCTGTAATTAATTTAACGTTAAATACACCCAGTGATTTTAGCTTATGTTTAGCTTGTGTAATAAATGAACTATGGATATCTACACTAACAACAGATTGTGCTAATTTGGCTAGAAGGCCTGTAAAATATCCACTACCAGTACCGATTTCAAGTACGGTTTCAGAAGCGTGAATATTCAGCACTTCTAAAATTTTAGCTTCAATCATTGGTTTTAGCATACACTCATTAAAATCCAAAGGGATACTAAAATCGCCATAAGCAGACTCTTTGAAGCGTTCTGGAACAAATTTCTCACGTGGTAAATCATAAAAAGCATTTAAAATACGTTGATCATTAACGCCCCAAGTTCGTATCTGTTGCTTGATCATGTTCATTTTGGCTGTATTGTTATTCATAAGTAGGCTATCAACTCATAAAATCTTAGCTTTTTCAATAGCTGAAATTTTAGCATACTCAAATTTATGCGCTATTAAAATTTACATTTATCTAAGTAATTATGCACTTAACTTTTGTGCTTTGCTAAATTTCTTTTCAGCTATTTTGCGTTTTAATGGTGATAGTTGATCAAAAAAGGTAATGCCATTTAAATGATCAGTTTCATGTTGAATACAACATGCGCTGCAGTTTACTTCAAATTCCTTTATATCAACTTAGATTTTTATTTTTTATCTAAGTGTAAAATGTGTGTTATTTAATATAGCGTGTTTTGAGGCAACTGCCGACTAAATTAATATTGTATTTGGTTAAATTTGCTGCCTAAAGCCATAAAAAAAAGGATGTATTATGGACACTATACGATATGGGGTTATCCTCTCAATTTTTATATTTGTATTTCAGATATTTTTGTTTACACAGTCATATTCGAAAACATCAACTGTGCTAACAGTAGAAGCTTTGCAAAAATATCAAAATTCCATGCATGTATTAAAAGATTATCACTATTGTGTTTCTAAAAATGCTCAGTGTGGAAGATTGGTAAAGCCAGGGTCTTCTAATATTATTGAATGTGGTACTTGTAATACAGGGTTAAGCTGTGTAAGTAACCGCTGTGAAGCAGTATGTCAATCAGAACAATTCGCTCCACCAACGGATAATTTATTACTGCATATGCCAATAATTATTAATGATGATGATCTAAGCTTAAATGATAATTGGAT comes from the bacterium SCSIO 12844 genome and includes:
- a CDS encoding TolC family outer membrane protein, giving the protein MMRYRLLTVTSSLILSFGLCYADSNDQNYYNLKQVYNIASEHNATYQAAFETFKANIEGVGIARGALLPNVGVTSQFNYNYTNQATAGQKEWYFSNVNTATLSQVLFDFGLWSTYSQAQYQAKADAITYDTARQTLIIDVASAYFNILQAEDNLAYNQASQQWNAELLKQTQQKYDVGLAAITDVQSTKANYEQSVADTVQAKNNLENSYEALAQITGTMIIDVMPLKNNFPFAKPEPTNMQKWVDTAMKKNLNIVSNQFLTEVSKEGIDIAWGNFLPSVTGTATASRSDSYQQNPDEVTNTASLTATGTWNLLNGGSDYATLKQSKYTLKSSQYTLKQSERDAQSLVRQAYLTVMSDISQVSAYEQAVIANESSLKAMRAQYNVGTSTIVDLLNQQQLLLQAQQEYAQSKYAYINDMLTLKQQAGTLAPQDLYSINQWLGLAAKTDQSKSKDTMSLPNSKMIDKKSPDNKETNKTTNNTQS
- a CDS encoding protein-L-isoaspartate O-methyltransferase, with product MNNNTAKMNMIKQQIRTWGVNDQRILNAFYDLPREKFVPERFKESAYGDFSIPLDFNECMLKPMIEAKILEVLNIHASETVLEIGTGSGYFTGLLAKLAQSVVSVDIHSSFITQAKHKLKSLGVFNVKLITADVINEFKDEMTYDVIVITGSTPEVPKIFCDKLNIGGRLFVIVGQADAHVMEATLITRTSDTELETKKMFETVVPPLHSIKQPERFTF
- a CDS encoding peptide deformylase translates to MKEFEVNCSACCIQHETDHLNGITFFDQLSPLKRKIAEKKFSKAQKLSA